DNA from Hippoglossus hippoglossus isolate fHipHip1 chromosome 1, fHipHip1.pri, whole genome shotgun sequence:
GATCCCATCATGCATCATCCAGCCGTAGCCATGCAAACGATCCCCCTGCTCACAGGTGTGCCTCAAGTTCACGTCCATGTCAGAAAACTGACGCATCCACATCATACCTGTGgagatgtgatgatgaaatTACATCAATTTGGCTGTATTGTACAGACTATGCACAAATAAAGCTGTTAAACTGTGCTCCTGCTACTTGTCAGCAGTTTCAGATTTCCCACCTTGTCCCTGATGTAATGCAATTAAACACTGAAGATTTGATCAAcatagaaaaacattaaaaatactttttgagAACCATCTTCAAAATATGCTCATGTTATTCTTTTCTATCACATCATCCTGCCCCACTATAATATGTATTAAAATTACACATTTGTACAGAATTGTCAGTGTCAAATGTTCCATTAACCATCCCAACACAAGTGTGTTTATCAGCTTCAGCTTGTTCTGAATGTGTCCACCAACCTGTCACAATCGACCTGGGACTCCTGGTTTTCATGCCAAAGTAGACCTGCGGCCTGTATGAACCCCAGAACCTCTCTGGAGAAACCTTagcactgctgctgtttgcatcCAGGACGGGAGGCGACGGGTGCAGAGTCACCACCCGTTTGGCCAGGCTGGACCGCATGTAGAGGGCGTAAAAGAACCAGATCAGACTGAATATGCAGAGGCCAATAGAGATGTTGATGAAGACTTTGCCAATGTcgactttctttttcttctccttgcGGGGAAATGCAGGGGGCTTCTCATCTTTCCTTGGAAGTGGAGCAGCTTCACTGGCCCCcaccctcttcctctgccttcCCATCCTGCCCTTCTGAAActggagacaagaggaggaggatacTTGGATTGAAATATTTGAGAAATCTGGTCAAAACAATGCTTCCTTTTATAAATTTTGTCCAttccatttatttaattatatccTATAGGTTTAACTTCACAACTGCAAGCCAAACCAGAAAGACAGGCTCTTATAGGTGGGGGGCCTTATACATGCATGTGCCCAGGGGCCCATTGTCTCGTGATCCGCCCATGGAAATGAAGACAATATTTCTAAATTGCATCAAATCTAAACTAATTTCTTTAGCGCAATTTATTGTTACCTATCAATCGGTATACATTTGCGATAACCCAAAACTGGCCAATATTAGCAGGGCCAGTTTAGCTCCAATCTCAATGAGGACATTGATTGATGAACGATTTTAGATATAAAATTATACAAGGTATTAAAAAATGAACCACAATAATTGCATCTTTAGGTGACAGTCAGTTCAGTACAGTTTTTgaaaaaatgaccaaaaagacaaactaaaatGAAGTGATGATTGATTTCCTGCTGATCGATTAATCGGATTGAGGTTTTTAGACTGGACTGATTTTATCCACGTGCAACAAATAAGCCGGTAACTGGTTACATCTCTGCCACAATAAGTAAAACTATCGCTGATATTTACAGCTCATAATTATAAAcatagttatatatatatagaagaCATTCTGATTTCTGTGCTTGGTCTCGCAGGAGCCTCCTGCAGCGTCTCAGGCTAAAAACAGCGGCTCTTGCTAACGTTAACATCTCATTGTGCATTCTGGCGGATGCGggttttctcctgtttctttCCGTTAAGCCGGTATGTACGGAGCCTCCCGGTAGGAGACCACCGACACCTGCTTCACGCGGAGCACATTCCGCCGCTACCCGCCGAATCAACCCGGTAATGCAACGTAGTCTTGAGGCTGCTCGCTAGTAAGCGCTAACGTCAGTTTTAGCTTCAAAGAACCCGCTGTTTCAACATAATACACGTTTAGTCAGTCAGCTCGTGAACCGACATGCTTCCAGGACCTGGTTCTGGTTTAATGTTCATAGAGGAAACGGATCACAGACCTGTGGAGACGCTGCAGAGTCTCAGCTGCTCATTCTCCGCTGCTAGCTTACGAGCTACTTCCGGGTTCCTTCACTGACGTGGGCTCTGCTCCCCGAGATGCCTTCACGGCACGTCGGTTGAAACAAGACTGGAACACTGACAGCTggagcaaatgttttattttgacgattcaatctgtttatttttccatcagCTATACATCATTTTGTTAACGTCGTAATTCCTTTGTTTTATATGGCCCTAAAGTTTGAAATGAATATCATACAGCCAccataaatgtaaatgaaaacacagagaattcATGGTTTTGTACCATTGAACTACACTTTCTGTTGAAATTACAGTTACTGAAAAATTCTAATAAAATCTGgaattttgagtttttatatatagtcaATGGTACAGTTATAATATCACTAAACTGGCTCTCAACATGTCCGACTTCATCAGAAATTAGGAAAAAGTTAAAGTTAGGAGTATGGTGTgtataccttgaataacatttttaaactaacaatttagtagcacttaaatggcacttacttatagcactttgtagttttgcttttttgaagaaattgtactttctctattcttgttgtaagtcgctttggataaaagcgtcagctaaatgaaatgtaatgtaatgtaatgtattgtTAGGTTAAGATTTGGTTTAGACATGGATTGGTGATGGTTCAGGTTTTGGATTAGGTTTTGTTTCCGGTTGCCCACGATGAAGTGAAATCAGTGCAGAGTCTGAACAAAGATAGTTGCACATATTCTTGGAATTAGTGATCAATGGCTGGAATTACAATTTAAGTCAAATTAATCACATCACATTTAATGACCAaagtagatgtttttttttcatttgttgtcaTCAGATGTAACCATGATtaatatatagaaataaaacacattggTGTCATTTACTTTTAATCTAAAAACATAGACGTATTCTAACATTCACGTGTGTATTATAAACTTTGTCAAATTGTTTCATTGAAGACTGAAATCAGTACACACAGCAAGAACAGTGTGGACATTTTTGATTTGGTTTCCCTTTAAAGTTGATGAAACACCACTTATGGTTCTCAGCACTGGagtcagaaacagaaaaatccaGTCCTCCACATACAGTTCTACAACTACACACTGAATTTGGTTAAGACATCAACTGTAGTTCACCTTACATCTGCATTGTCTTCCCATTTACCATTAAAATGTGGTATAATGATCATAAAAGGtgtttttaagataaaaaaaatcttattgacaaatacagaataaaaaccttaaggttcagtgtgtacaacttagtgccatctagtggtaaagttgcatgttgcagctgaacacccctcacctcatcctccccttccaaacatgacagagaacctgtggcagccttcagttgtcataaaaactaaaaaaggtgtttagtttgtccagtctgggctactgtagaaaaaaatgagaggacccactccagaTATTAATATAAAGTActaaatataaagggtccattctagggtaGAGTAAGCAAGATGAACCACATCTCTACTTCTCCTGGTTCCCCTTTCATAAATACTGTCggcacagaagaaaaacaaaacagatttcatTTTGATgccttttttaatgaatgaaatataCTTCTTATCCACATTTTATAACTTTGGTCAACATGTAAAACTTTTACAGACAGTTGCAGAAAACAATCTGAATATACCGAACAGGGCTGCCTTTTCAGACGTGTTAAACAATATCAAAGTTTAATGATGATCCAGAATATTTCTGCTCTCCAGAGCAAGTTTGGCTTCATGTTGTGAGGTTACCTGTCCAGAATCCATCGCTGACCATGTGGCTGCTGATACATCAATAGCAAGCAAAGGCGAGAGTGCTCAAAATATTGCTTGTTCAATTAACTTTACACATATTAAACCCCACTGTATTCTTATTTTCATTAAGAGCTTCCAAAGTATATTTGCCCTAATGCAATTTGACAGTGCCCAAACACCTCTTGCATTCATAGCTATGCTGTACAAAGTGAAAATTTTGCCttagacaaaaaaagagaacaaaaaaaacgcTGTTCATGAGGGATGGATAGAAGCACTGGAACCAGAAGGTACAAAGCATGGTGTTCCTAATCATCTCAAATCATTtgtggcagaaaataaaaagcttaagtttgttgttgttgagctAAATTACTAAGTGCTCACTGACTGCACAGTATGCTCTGTCTTTTAAGTGCTTTTGTCCATTTATAGCacataacatgaaaaaaaaagaaagagacgcAGCAACAGGTGAAGCAAAGCAAGAGACAAACCACCCTAGCTCATCTCCCACAAAACCCATCctgtccacccgtctgtctgtgtgtctgtctgtcctctgcagctctgacttgAATTATTTCTTCACAAACAGGTACAAAGACTAAGGCAACAGGGGCGCATCAACCCCCAGAAACAAAGAATATTCttacaaaaatgtcaaaacagtgAATAACAAGATGAAGGGAACTGAACGCCCATAGCACTCTTCAGTCTACTTTCACCGAACGTCAACGCTGGTTTGTGTAATGACAACATTATCAGGAGAGGAACAAGGAAACGGCCGGCGCGCCTGATGTCAGGGGGACACGCTGGAACAGAACCAAGGCATAAAGAACCTGTAgcgactcctcctcctcttcctcctcctgctactcttcctcttcctgcatTAGGTCTTGATCAGGCCTCCATCGCCTTCGCTTACAAAGCGCTTTCGCCCTCTGGTGGAGAAAAGTTTGAGAGACATAATAGTATGATATATAccttataatattatatttctcATTGTCAAATTGTGGTGCTGTCTGTGCATTCCTCTGTGCCACTATTAAAACCATCAGTTACCAACACTATTGCACTGGTTGTCATGTACCTTCAATTTCATGAATATTGGCAGAGCAGTTTATTCTGAGTTCAGTCACATATACACAGTCCTGTGGATGTAAATACATAGTACTGCACCAAATGTGTATTCATCCCCATCTTTAAATAGTCCCAATCAAAAGCTCCACCATCTACTTATTCTACATACTACAAGTCCCCACTAAAACTATTCTTACCagctgttttaaaacatttgccggattaattttttttaattaaatgatatACTTCtgagttttttaaaatcaacatcTTATGCACAAAAAAAGTGTGTTCGAGACAGAGAACTCCAGAAATGATTATGCACCcatgcatttttgttttatttacaataagAAAAGTATATTGAAACTAGAATTAcgccctgtggttgtatgcctctgccaaccagtcgGTTTCAGtcgacagattttttttccagactcatatgaagTCACCTTTACCGGAGACCTTTAACCACGGAAATAGaatcagttcatgtttgaatttaactatcatgttcaagaggccgAAAAACTTTTTGTGCGGCCACCgttacctttgaccaccaaaatctaatcagtttatctttgagtccgaGTGAACATTTACtcagaatttgaagaaattccctcacaGTGTTCTTGAGCcgtcgtgttcacaagaatggaaTGGACAGACCAATACCCAGAAAATCTGATGCCTTTGCCACCGGTTGACGACGGCATGGAGGCATAAAAAACTAGTGTTTGAGAAACACTTAATTCTTAATAATAAGATAACAAGAAAAATTATATTCTGAAGAGCTTATTATCAACTATTCACTAACCTGGAGGGACAAGCATCCCTCAGCTGTTTGGTGATGACCGCCTCCTGGAAGCAGAGGTCCACAAAGGTCTCCATGAGGGAGTGGGCATGTGGCACATCTAGGTTGATTTCAGGGAGTTCATCGTAAACGCGCTGGAAACCCTACAGGAAGAACAAGAACGGGCATGAAGAGTCGAGATTAaattcacatacattttttatactTTAAGTCTAAAATCTATTGAAATTATTTCACGACATTTGGGGACTGACCCTGTTCATCTGATCCACAGTGATGAGGCCTGTTTTCCAGAAGGACTGAAGCAGCTTAATCATCATATGACTGGCTGTGTCGCCTTTCGACTCCAGCACCATCACTACAAcctgaaaaacaagaatataCGCCATCGTGTGTAAGAGAGAGGGGACGTGTTCTGCATCAGGCTTCACAAATCCAGAGTAGTGAAAGTTGCACATTTCCCCACATGGTGGCAGTGTTTGAACACATTTACCGGCAGACATTTTTTACACCAGGAGTCAGGAGAAGATGAAGGACTGAACATGACTGTTGTCCTcgtaaaagataataaaaagcTTATGACATTTTGACTAATTATTATCATTTGCAAACTGTAAAAATAGTTTAACTGGTCGTAAAACATAAACTGCACCCAACTACAAAACAACAAGTGTATATACACTCTTAACACATTTATAATTATGAATAATTGTATTTACGTTTTTGACTTTGATGACAAACATATTTTAGGGtttcaacaaaatgaaattcCATTTTCTTTGCCAAAATAAGAAACctcacaaataaaatattcagcGAAAACTTTTACTGAACTATCTGAACCTCACTGAGCATTATTACATTTGTATGGAAGATGGATGATCATTCTGTGGTATGCATTGTGCTTTACCATTCTGGGTTGATAGACTAGTACTGAACTCTGCTAATATATGTGCACGAGAGAAAGTTGGTTGACAGTACCTCGTAGACCAGCTCATGGTGGAAGTGGGGGACTTCCAGGTCTCTCAGACAATGATCTGCCTCTTTCTCGTCTCCAGATATCAGATACTCTTTGAGCAGGAGGTTCATCTGCAACAAAGGCATATGAATGAGACCATTGTTGTATTCTTTAATATATACTGTTGAGATTTCTGGTTTGTTTGCACAACGACACCAGGTCATTAACAGTGCAGGTGCCGACTGGATCAAACACAGCTGGAGACTTATACCTGTACCATCATTACTCTGGGTTGATCCTGTAAAGACTCAAGTCAAATGTGCACCGAAATTTATTAACTCACATTGGAGCAGTGTACCAAAACAACGGTCCATCGTTATACAAAATGAAAGTATTTGTTTAGAGGGAAAAATTCCTTCACCTtctgaggcttttattttgaaaaatgtgactGCATGAATAGCAAAGGTGGGATTTTacttaatgaatgaaaaaaatatatagattgtGCTGAATTTATCATGTGATAGCACACATCTATTATTTCCTTGTTACAAGTCGTGACTCCTTCCAGGATATTGGAAGTCTTACAGTTTTTGGGAAGAAAACTCGACATGCATCTGTATTCACACGGataaacacaaagagctgaatAACACCTGTAGCTCAAAAGAATTTCCGTCCAGCTACAGCAGAGGATTGACTCCAGCAATAACCCGGCTTCCTTGGCACATGTCTGAAATAACTCACAACTCAAGGGTCTCTACTTCAACAATCTACTCACACGGACTAAAGCCAATGGTGCAGGAGTATTTAGGGTGCGTCTAAATCCACTGCTAGCAGATTAACAGCAGGAAAAAGGTCCCTGTGCCAGACATGTTTTAGACGGGTTGTATTTAACTAATCATGGGTGTGTTATGGACAGAACATGCAATCCACCATCACAGTGCCAGTTACTATTCCGTTTCAAAAACCTTCTTCTTTCAAGCATTTGTTCTTGTTTGCATCTACACTCGAATCTTTAGGTCTGGGCTTCATTTTTTATTCGGCGTGGTTAACTGCTGAGCTGCATGCACCGTTTCACTTGAACCTATTTATGGAACAATTAGTCACACTTGAGGTTTGAGACAAGCGCGATCAATGTAACAAGTGCAAACCTCTCAGAGCTGAACCAACACTTCTGAGTCAACTCTGGGTCTAATTCAGCGAGCTGAGGGAATGTGAGTCAATGTGAGGACAGTGACGGAGAAGGGAGGATAAAGAAATTGAAAGGAGTTAAAGGACAACAACAGAcagaagagagcgagagaggcaaCCAACCAGGAAATCAGAAGTGGACGGGAGAGGCTGACTCTCCTTAGGATTGCACAACGCTACgcaactgaaaacacaatgacgGACCACACTCTCATTTCAAAAACATATGTTTTTGAAATGAGAGTGTGGTCCTTGTCAAATGCTGTGTAACTTAACAATTTGACAAAATGTGCGGTTGAAACTCCCACTTATTTCACAACCACTTCCGAAATCAAGATCCTGGAacaataaatgtaaacaaagaggagaacaCGTGTggtgccactgtgtgtgtgtgtgtgtgtgtgtgtgtgtgtgtgtgtgtgtgtgtgtgtgtgtgtgtgtgtgtgtgtgtgtgtgtgtccccctcGTTTTTGCAGTTCCCACTTCTCACGGGAGAAAAAGCGCTCTGCTGACACAGCAACATAGCAGCGTGTTGGCCAGTGGCTCTCTACCCAGCATGCATCTCTGCCTTCTGTTTACATAATGTCAACAAAGAGAGAACAGCTCGTTCTCAATCTCAGGTGTTGGGGATTTTATCTATTAAATCATTTAGAGAAGCGAAACGAGCAggcaaggttttttttaaatgtgatctgATCTTACCTCTTTGACGAGATGTTTGACAGGTCTCAGGCCTCCGCCCACACCCCACACGTTATCTAAACGAACCATCTCCCTCTTCATGGTCAGCAGCACAGCGGCACGGTCTAAAGCCACTCTGGAAAAAATAAGACACCACAACCGCAATGTGATTTAAATGCATCTACTACAACACTAAAGTGAATTACCCAATTTAGCATGGAGGTCCAAAAATGATCAAGACAACATTACACAGATGTTGTGTTCTGTGGAAATATTATCTGACAACCACACATCTGCGCCTTTTAAACTCACAGAGGAGGAACGGCAAATTGGATTTTTGTTGCATCTGTTTTCCATGTTTGCCCATTTTACTGTGACATTAACTGGACAGATCCACCTTAAGAGCCCATAAAAAAGTGGTAATCTTGAAGATTTCAGTCCTGGTCGATACCTGATATAGAAGTCAGGTAATAACCTTTCATTCTGGGTTTTGATTTTACACCTCACATCGCACGAGGCTTTGAACAGCAAGGTGCACTGACACAAGTTGGTTGGAGGTGTTCAGCCTGTCgcctgctgctcttcatctaACACCTCACTGTGGCTGCTCCTTCTTCTTTGCTCTCAGTAATATCTCAAACTGATCCACTGTCAGAACATAACCACTGTCTATTATttctgacatgcactgaattccaTTTTTGTagtgtatgtgagaacgcaaatgtccgagtcaggTGCtcaagacattttcctgaacttttTCAGTCCACtcgtaaaatgtccagaaagagtggagtgagcccatgtgagaatacagcaggacatTTCACAGTGAGTGGGCCTTTCGATAACGTTtcagcaaaactgaaaaatatagACATATATCTCAGGGTGTATTAGAGATGCTATTGCACGTAGAATACGCTGGAGATGTCTAACAAGATGAGGAGATTttagagcttttggtgataagagccaacgGTGGTGTGGATGcactgtgaacaaaaacacatgatttccgCAGCAGAATGGATACGTCTCATGTCCTCAACACAGGaaccacccctcgcctgaatgctttggacattttcctgttggtgtgaacatgtctgaccccAACAATCTCCAACTACTTTCTTCATTTGTGAAAGACACTGAAAAATATCCGCACCCAATTTtctagagttcatgtctgaaaacgcctgacaaagacatttatttgaatgaCAATATGaggtagatttttttttaataagcacAGTAACTTTGCTTGTGTTGGCTCACCTGGCGTGCTCACAGTCCACTTTGCCCTTGTAACAGTCCAGAAAAGACATGGGGAGGACGTGGTCCGCGATGGCTCTGGCTATGAACTGGCCAAGCATCTGAAAGAGAACACATCCCAGTATCGCACATTAAAGTCCAACATGTTGTGGTGTAGCGTGACGGCATGAAGACGTGGTTCCACTTTACCCAATCCTTTTTGAATAGTAGCATGTGTCTCATCAttgacttgttttctttgagCAATTTAAGGCCCTTTTTAATTCGACTTATTAGATTGGGGACACACATAATACCATTTACAACCCTTGGCCTCTAGACTGATTTACATTATCTGACTAACACACATTCTTGATCTGAGCAAGATACTAACATGTTTTAACTGAGGAGGCAACGAGCTGCAGAGTTTGCAAAGTCCTTCTAAGACTTCAATGCCTCAGAGTCGCACGCCATAGCATCGCTACGGAAACAGGAGGGAAATTAGCctggtgtcatgtttccatcactgttaTTTGAAGCTTAGGCCGATGAATACAGACgactactgcagagtcatttgacccaggaaTGAATGTGATTGTGTTAAAAGCtcaaatgttgtgtgtgtaacATCAATCAAAACTAAATTCATTTTGTGTCGTACTTAATCTTTAAAGTGAGTAAAGCCCTGAAGCGTGTCCCCAACCTCTTATGAGCTACTTATGCACAACAGTGTCTTTGTTTTACCTGCGGAGCCTCCGGTGTGTCCAGTATGAGGTCTGGCAGCTCTTTCAGCGTCTTGTCGAAGGCTCGGGCCATTTCGCTCTGTGACAGCATCTTGCCCGACAGATCAGAGAGCAGGCGGGAGGTCAGCTCTCTGTGGCTCGCCTTGCCCTCCAGGGACAGGGACACGGCCAGGGAGGAGAACTCGAACTTATGGTGGCCCAGGTTGAGGCCCTTCAGCAACATCTGGCAGGAaggaggacaaataaaaagaattaGGGTTATTGTGGagtaaacttaaacttaaagtCAATTATTAATGTGCATAACACAAGTGTAAACTGTAACATATCCAGTTTACAGAACTACATGGTCTCTCACTAAAgcatttttcagacatgaactccagaaaatgtcaagaCTTGGTGAGATACAGCATTAGCCTTGGCCCTCTAGTTCCCTACTGTATTCTCATATGGGTTCACTCtatttttccagacattttacttgggggatggcaggaaaaactactggaaaatgtccagagtgaCTGACTTGGatatttgcgttcacacatgcagcccctctggaaaatgtctggactccAGAACATGTCGGAGAGCAGCTTAACAAATACGGTTACTGATCTAATGATTTAATTAATGGTGAACATGAAGCAGcatgtgaagaggaagaagaaatgattTGAAAGCTTGTACCTGCACTTCTTTTGTGTCTCCATGTTCAAAGTACTCCTTCACAATCGGGTTGACCAtcttctccagctccctctCATCGACTTCTGGCAACACCTTTGCATAAACCGTGTCTCCCtgcacaacaacaataacacacatcATCAGTAACAGGCACAACAAAGTGGATGCACAAGATGCAACCTTTTTATTTGCAATCCAGTATTGATCCAGCATGGGATCCTGACATTTAAGCTCAATGACCtgagaaaaaagttaaatgtaaattattgtGACTTATATAAAAATCCTGatgtgttatgtgtgttttcttctgcaaAGCAAACTAACAATTTAAACTTGTCGGTTTTTGTTCCAGTACGTCGGTCAAAACCAGTCCGGCTACTTTTGAGGTGAGGTGTTGCTCCACCTGGAGAACAATAAGCAGCACTGATCAAATAATCCCAGCACAAGTACTTTCCATTTTACTTTGTACTTGTTCTACATGTACAGACAATATTCTTCATGTAAGAGCCATTTATAGCCTGATCAAGGACTGGTCAAACAAGAATAAAGCTTTTCCCAAAAATTTGGACGGGAGGAGGCGTTCTGCTCAGGTGAGCCCCGCAGGCTGCTTCAAATTCAACTGCACATGTCCCCGTCTGCTTTTTTTTGGTACCACTCTGTCCCAGTTCCCTCTTAACACACTGACATATTTCCACTGCTCTCAAGGCCAAATCCCACAGGCTCCATTCCCACTGTGTGTTGAGTCAGCGTGACCATTAGCAGGAGACAAACTCAGCGTCCCACAGAGCGTTCAGCTCGATAACGGGGTTAAAGATTGAAAATACAGTTGATTGTGATGGGACGGGGCCATCTGGGTGAAACCATCATGTGAGcggacatgttttttttaatgagctgtGGCCCTGTGTTTTCAATACTTTAACAATCCAGTATAAATTACAAAAACTGGTCCATTGATCATATGCTCCAAGATAAGAAACCAATATATTCTCGACATAGGTGTGTTGACAATCATCTTGTTCACAGGGCGAAGCCTCTTGTATATACGGAGCgtcaacatcagcagcagcctcaaCATCAG
Protein-coding regions in this window:
- the pdcd4a gene encoding programmed cell death protein 4a; this encodes MATEVDTWPAAQQADGLFSFDGNLAHANHPRGSHEDEDEDLLNEAELNGNWTPQEKALHDARLKAKAKRRLRKSSSRNSTSESFSESGDVAGGDPNSPKGKVNANDRKSRTGKGRGLPKKGGAGGKGVWGAAGMVYEDEEPDVRDPNYDEFAQGDTVYAKVLPEVDERELEKMVNPIVKEYFEHGDTKEVQMLLKGLNLGHHKFEFSSLAVSLSLEGKASHRELTSRLLSDLSGKMLSQSEMARAFDKTLKELPDLILDTPEAPQMLGQFIARAIADHVLPMSFLDCYKGKVDCEHARVALDRAAVLLTMKREMVRLDNVWGVGGGLRPVKHLVKEMNLLLKEYLISGDEKEADHCLRDLEVPHFHHELVYEVVVMVLESKGDTASHMMIKLLQSFWKTGLITVDQMNRGFQRVYDELPEINLDVPHAHSLMETFVDLCFQEAVITKQLRDACPSRGRKRFVSEGDGGLIKT